CGCAGAGCCGCCTTTTCCGCCAAAGACCAGATCACTCTGCCTTTTCAATTATGAAATAGAAAAAACTCTTTTGACTATCCCGCGGAAGACAGTCGACAAGGAGTTTTCATGTCCACAAGTCCGTCACGTAAAACAATGAGCAGAATTGACGAGCTCAAGATCAGAGCGAAAAAGCTGCAAAAATCCCTGAGCGCCAACAATAAAGAAATCAAACTTAAAGAGGCCCTCAATAAGATTGCATCCTTAAATGGGTTTACCAACTGGCGAGACCTCAAACACAAACTTGAGGAGACAGAGCTTTTCTTAAATCGCGCCACCGGTCCCAGCACTTTGCATTGGTACAGCACGCAGGAAGAGGCCCGTTACTTCGTCAAAACTCACGGCGGGTATATCATCCCATACCAAACAGATTTTTTTGCTGGTGATGATGATTACCTGGCTTCGCTGGGTATTGATAAGAATGATGCTGATTTGAAATTAGTTGGTCAAGATTGGTCCGAGCCAAACGATGCGGAAGCATTCAAGAGATTGCAAAACAAGATCAGGGCTTTTCGCGACCAGAAGTAGTCGCTTTCGCCAGAAGTGGAAATAAAAAAAGGCTGCCTTTGAGGGCAGCCTTTTTGAATTCGTTCGTCTATTAAAGACTGGCGATGAATTAGAACAAGTTGATGTTCGTAGAAAGAGCTACGTTTGTTCTGTCAGCGCGGATGTCTTTAGGAGTGAACTGAACGTTCGGGTAAAGGTAGATATCACGAGTGATAGAAATACCTACACCTACTGATTGGTATGGTTCACGTTGTTTCAAATCTTGTGGATTGTTGTATTCGTTTTTGTAGTGAACGAATTGGAAGTAACCGAAAACAGTACGTAGAGAGTACTTGTCGCTGATTGAGTATTCCGCGAATGGGAACAAACCTACACCGTAGTCATCGCGCATGATAGCGCCTGATTGAAGGTATGGAGTGTATTCAGCTTTTGCATCACCATTGTAGAATGTGTAATCCAAAGAAACGTTCACACCACCAGAGAAGTTTGAGTTACCGAAATCAGCCAAGAAAGTTTGGCTCAATGACAAGTTACCGAAAGATTTCAAGTCAGCAGAGTCTGAATCTGTGAAATGAGAGTAAGTTGCACCAGAAACTTGTTGCATGCCCATAGCTTTGTAACCACGGCTCCAGTCCAAGTATGGAGTAGAGATTTGGTAACGAGATACAGTTTCGCCTTCACTTTGTTTACGTGGATCGATAACTGGTTTCGCTAGGTTACCATGAAGTGGATCCATGATTGTGATACCAGTACCGAAGCTCAAGTTGTCTTTTTCAGTTACACGGTAGTTAACACCAACGTTACCGTTGATAACTGCCAATGACTCAACAGACGCACCAGCGCGGTAGTTAGGACGAATAGCATCGAATGGTTTTTCAACAGATCCACCGTTGAAACCGAAGTCAGATTTGAAAGACCAACGGGATTTAGAACCCAATTGAGCACGAAGACGTGCATTTGTGATTTCGTCATCGATGTCTTTTACTTGTTCGTCCTTTTTTTGAACGTCAGTAACTTTAACTGATGAAGAGTTAGTAGTTTGTGATGTCTCTTTTTTTTCTTCTGCATGAGCAAAAGAAGAAACCAAGGACCCCGCCAAAATCAGTGATACTAGAACTTGTTTTTTCACTGTTTTTCCCTTTCGTGTATGTTTAACCTTAATGGTTTTAATTATGTTTCTTTTCAAAAACCTTAATTCAATATTCAAAATCTCTGATTTGCCGACCTTAGTTGTTAAATACCAAGGTCAAAACCAGCGCCCCTAAATGGTCCCAAAATGGATCCACTGGGCTATAAAGCAAGTAAGGTGCCAGAACTTTAGTCCCGTTTCAACACCATTTCTTAACGAAATCCTAAATTATCCCGCAACTTACCAATTTGTAGTGCTTAAAACAAAGGCAATGCGTTGCTTAAATTTTAAGCCATTGAGATGTCCTCAAGTTCAGATTGAAGATATTTCAAATCCCTCTGCAACCCTACATATTGAGAGCTTCCAAGGGGATCCGCATAATGTTTTGAGGAGGCTTTATGGCAAATCAAAACGTCCCCACTTACCACACCACCGCACCGCAACCGAAAATCCATGAAGAACGAGATTTTTTGCATGATGTGGGCGTTTCGTTGAATGCCGCACTGTTTATCATTGATCGATTGATCGAGGAAATTAAAGAAGAGGAAGGTCGCCTGGAAATAGATGTCGAAACAGAAAAGCTCTTCCATCATCTCGCGACCTATTTGGCAAAGATTGATCGTCTCGTGAAGGATCGCAGAACACACCTGTCGGAAATATTGGATGAAGAGATGCGACATGAAAAAATCCGGGAAAAACAGAAAACAGCTACGCAATAAGAGAGCCTAAAAAAGAAGGGGGCCAGCGGCCCCCTTATGCAGAGTTTCTTCCTTCAATGGAACCAATAATCATAACAACGATTATTGTACCCTGCTCACAAGAAGATCATCGCTCCATTCCCCGTCCCGCACAATAAGGAGTTTGACAATGTCAGCCCGGACGCCAATCTCAAGTCTTATGCTTTCAGGTGGCGGTGCTCGAGCCGCCTACCAGGCTGGAGTCCTTTCTGCCATAGGGGAAATCTGTACAGAACTCCGAATCGCACATCCATTTCATATATACACCGGTGTGAGCGCTGGAGCTTTGAATGCATGTCTCTTAACATCACAAGAGGGAACATTCTCAGAAGGATGCAAAAAACTAATCGACCTCTGGAGCACCATAAAAAGTGAAGATGTTTATATTAGCAATCCCTGGTCACTAACTTACGAAGGTCTGCATTGGATTGCTGATCTTTCGTTAGGAGGAATGAAGAAAGCAACGCCGGGAAAATCTCTTATCAACACAGCTCCTCTGAAGGAGATGATTGAAAAAAATTGTGCTTTTGAAAACATCCACAAAAAAATCAAACAAGGAGACATCCTGGGAGTCGGTGTGACCGCTCTGGATTATTTCAATGCCAGCTCCGTCACCTTCATGCAAGCACACACACAACTTCCATCCTGGGAACGTGTGCGCAGAAGAAGCGAGGCCGTGGAAATCAATGCCGATCATCTAATGGCCTCCGCCGCCATTCCCCTGATCTTCCCACCGATTAACATCGACAATAAATACTATGGAGACGGCAGCATTCGCAACCTCAGTCCTTGCGCCCCAGCGATCTATATGGGGGCTGATAAAATCCTGGCTATCGGTGTTCGCTGCCATCAAGACGTCTGCTTCACACAAAAAGCAGAGTCCACATTAGAACCGCCAAACACGGCGCGAATTCTAAGCGTCATGCTCAATGCAGTCATGATTGATGGAATTGAATTAGATATAGAACGTATCGAACGCATTAATAAAGGTATGCAGAATATTCTGGAATCTGAAAGAGAGAAGCTTTCCATACGCCCCATTCAAACTCTATGGATTTCACCCTCACGGGATCTTTCAACTATTGCCGCCAATCGCTCCACAGACTTGCCTCGCATGATTCGCTATCTACTCAGAGGATTGGGATCTTTGGAAGAAGCCGGTGAAATCACCAGTTTCTTGCTTTTCGACACCACCTTCTGCAAGAAACTTATTGAACTCGGTTTCAACGATGGCATGAGACAAAAAGATAAAATCAAAAAATTTCTGACTGATTAAATTTCAATCTGAATACCAACTTCAATAACCTGATTTGGCGGAATGCGGAAGAAAGCCGTAGGTCTTTGGGCATTTTTCGACATCACTGCAAACAGACGTTCACGCCAATGCGGCATTCCCGGCTCTCCTGGTTTTGGCGCTCCAGGCACTGCAATGATGGTTTCCCGACCCAACACAAAAGTTGTGTCACTCACGTTGAAGTTAATGTCCCGCTGACGGCAGGCCTCAAGAATGTGCTTCATCTTCGGAGTTTCCATAAAACCGTAGTAAGCCAGGATACGATAGAAGTTTGGAATTACTTCCTGAATAGATACACGATCCTTCTTACTCACGAATGGAACCTCGCGAGTTTGAATCGTCAATATAGCCACACGCTGATGCAAAACACGGTTGTGCTTTAGATTATGCAATAATGGAACCGGAACCCCCCAAGGGTCCCCCGCCATGTAAATCGCTGTACCAGGAACACGCAAAGGTGGTTCACGCAAAATCTTTTGGCAGAAATCTTCCACAGGCATTGAACGTTCTTTCAAACGACGGAAGAGCACTTGACGACCTTTTTGCCATGTCGTCATCAAAAGATAAATCACCGCACCAATCATCAAAGCAACCCAACCACCATGTGGAATCTTGTGGATGTTTGCACCAAAGAAGGCCAAATCCATCACCAAGAAAGCACCAAAAATGCTGGCCGCTTTCATAAAGCTCCAATTCCATTTTTGTCTGGCAACTTCGTAGGCCAGAATTGTCGTGATAATCATGGTGCCTGTCACTGCAATACCGTAGGCAGCAGCGAGGTTGCTTGAAGTTTTAAATGTCAAAACAAGCCAGATAACGCCTACAAAAAGAGACCAGTTCACTGCCGGAACATAAATCTGTCCGATTTCCTGACTTGAAGTGTGAATGATCGAAATACGAGGACAGAAGCCGAGTTGAATCGCCTGACGAGTGATCGAGAAGACACCCGTAATCAAAGCTTGAGAGGCAATGACAGTCGCCAAAGTTGAAAGAACAACCATTGGCAAAATGGCCCACTTAGGCGCCAATAAATAGAACGGATTTGAAATGGCCTCAGGAGTGCTTAGCAGCAAGGCACCTTGACCAAAATAGTTCAAAACCAAGGCTGGCAGGGCTACAAAAAACCAGGCCAAACGAATCGGGCGTTTACCAAAGTGCCCCATGTCAGCGTAAAGCGCTTCACCACCGGTAACAACTAGGAACACGGACCCCAGCACCAAGAAGCCATGAAGCCCATTCGCGTAGAAAAATTCCAAGGCATGATTAGGCATCAAGGCTTCAAAAATATGCGGGTTCAACATAATGCCGTTGATCCCCAAAACCGCCAAAGTACCAAACCAGATCAACAAAATAGGCCCAAAGATCACACCAATGCGACCGGTTCCATATTTTTGCATGAGGAACAAAGCATTCATCACAAAGATGGTAATAGGAATGATGAACGGCTCAAACTGCGGGGTTAAAATTGTCAGACCTTCCATCGCAGAAAGAACTGAAATCGCAGGCGTGATCACACCATCACCATAAAGGAGAGCCGCCCCGAATAAACCTAAGATGGTCATGATCCAACGACGATGAGTCATGTCCTTCGTGTGCTGACTGCGCACGGCCAAAGCCATCAAGGAAAGAATTCCACCCTCACCTTTATTATCTGCGCGCATGACGAAGGCCATGTACTTCACGCAGATCACAATAATAAGTGTCCAGAAAATCAGAGACAAAATGCCGATGACATTTTCAGGAGACGCCGGGATACCATACTCGCCGAAACATTCCCGCAAAGAGTAAAGTGGACTGGTTCCGATATCACCAAAAACAACACCGAGTGCGCCCAATGAGAGCATTAACAAATTCTTATTCGTACTATGACCAGCTGCTTTTTCGATGACTAGACTCCGTGAAATGCGCGCGTAAGACTTAAGTTTAGGAAAACTCCCAGTGATTGTCAGCTTTCGTCCTCAAAGTATGACGCAGCCATCCAATGGGACTGCACATTACAGCAAGTTCAGTTGCAATTCTTTTCAGCAATGCGAGACAATTTATAGGTATATTGATGTCCCAAGCACTCAGCAAGATCTGAGCGAGCTTGAGACCAGGAGTGTAAACTTATGCGTTCCGCTTTTTTTCATTCGAAGTGGTTATTGGCAACCCTCATACTCGCCGGTTTGGTTTATTTTGAGGGTCGCCTGAGTTCAAGAACAACGGTCACTGACAACCGAAGCCCCAGCGCCGCAGAGGAAGCTACGCCTTCTTCTTCAACTCGATAACCGAATTGGCATCCAGCTTCGCCGAAGACAGGGCCTTCGTGAACTTTCCAAAGTTTTTCGCTTGCTGCAGAAGCAAGGCCTTGATCGCCTCGTCCTGAACTTCACCATCCGCATTAATGACTTTGTGTGAAGCCATAATAAAGACTCTTTCTGGAAACATAAAGGCATTACGGTAAGAGAAGATTTGCTGCAAATGTTCCACCGGACGCAAGCCTCCAAACATTCCCGCACTCAGACCCACAAAACACACAGGTCTGTATTCGAAAGACTCTGGAAATCTCCAGTGATCGATAAAGTACTTTAAAACACCTGGAAGAGATCCGTTATATTCGGGACAAACCATAATCAAACCATCACTTTGTGCAATCTTGTCCAAGTAAGGTCTAATGCCGGGTTCATCTTTTCCATAGTGTGGTCCCGTGTGAAGATGTTCTTTCACCTCTAACAGATCAATGATCTCTACGTCTTCGCCGAGGCTTTTATAGATTCCTTGGATGTATTTTGAGAGTTTGAGCGTGCTTGATCCCGGACGATCCGTTCCCGCGATGATGTATTTCATTTGGTAATTCTCCTAGACAAAGTCCATAAAATTTCGATCTAATGAACTATAGTTAACACCTCAGGAGCTCTTTTGTGAACTTAAAGATCTGGTTTATTCTGAACGAAGGACAAGTGACGGGTCCTTTTAATCCCGAAGAGATTGAATCCAAGATCGCAAATCTGAGCGGTCAGCCACAAATTTGGGGGCGTGGCCATGCGGAATGGATGACTCCCGGAAAATGGCGTCAGTTCATTAAAGAGTTCCACCCCCTTAAAAATGAAACTGACAGTCAGCAACTTTGGAAGATCCGCATCGACGGAATTGAAAAGTCCCCGATGAAGTATTCAGACCTCATCACTCTTCTTAAGAGCATCAAGGATTTCTCAACAGTTGATCTCAGCTTCGCCGACTCCGGATGGAAAGAGATCTTTAGCTTTCAGAAAATCGTCGATGACCTTGAAATCAGCCGCAGATCTCACCCTCGGGTTCCGATCGTTGGCACTATTGTTTGCGAAAGCGAACAAGGTGAATTCTCTTGCCGTGTGATTTCCATCAGCGAAGGCGGTTTGGGCATCAATGATGCTCAGAAATTGAAAATCGGCGAACGCTTCAATGGAACTCTCAACAGTCCGAATCTTTACGTAACAATCAATTCCATTTGCGAAGTCGTTTACGTGGGAGCCGATGGTTACGCGGGAGTTCGTTTTGTCGGGCTTACAGAGGAATTCAAAAGCTCTATCATTGAGTATGTTAACAAGTTCGCAACGGTTTAACTTTCAAAGAAAGCTGCCAAAAGTCAGCAGGACCTGATCCTGCTTTTAAGGTTAGGATGGGCGATGAATTTTGCCCGGCTTTCCAGAGCTCTTCTTTCTTTTCTTTTGCTGCTAGCCATCCCCAGCAGAGTCCTCTGCGCGGAGAAACACATTCAATCTGAGTGGACATTTGGGGTTGATACTCAACTTGAAGAAATCTATTTTCCTGAAGACTATGGCCAGGATACGAATAAAAGCTTATTTAAATTAGAGCTCGACCCGACGGCAAAATGGAAATATGGGGAGCACTGGCGCTTTAATCTGCGCCCCATTTTCATAGCCAACCCTGACAACAAATCAGAGCGCGAAAAATACTACTTCGATCCCTCCGAAACTTATTTTAAGTTTCAAAAGAATGTTTTAAGTATTCAGGTGGGCTTCAATCTTGTCACTTGGGGTGTCACCGACGGCTACAACCCCGTGGACATCGTCAACTCGAGACAGATTTTCGATCCCCTGAAAACAAAGAAACAAGGCGCCCTGTCTTTGATCATTTCAGAATCGCTTTCATGGTTTGACTATGATTTCACCTATATTCCCAAGGCGCGGGAATCCATCTTGCCGGGGGAGCAAAGTCGTTGGTTGCCACGGGAAGTCTTCGTCCCTCAAGTTCCCGATAACAATTTAGTCCTCATTCTGCCTGACAATCTTCGCTATACCTATGGAAGCAATGAGACCCTCAACAGCGCTCTGGATAACAACTTCGCCCTGAGACTGCAAAAAAGCATTTCGATTTTCGATTTTAGCCTCAGTGGCTTTGACGGCCAGGCTCTCTACCCTATTATCGAACCTCAAGTCACAGGAAACATCATTCAGGTTTCACCGAAGACCGTGGTTCAAGTAAATCCAGACGTGGTATTGAACACAAAAAGCTATCGTGTGCAACAAGGCGGATTTTCACTGGTCAGTCACCAATGGGATTTTCTATTTAAATACGAAACAAGTTACTCGCAGCCCCACGGTGACTACGTCAATCTTCCCGGCTGGATTCATGAAAACGTTTTGGGTCTGGAAAAGACCTTCAATTTTTCCGATGGAACCTTTATTGGCATTCTTCAGTACTCCTTCTTGAACACTGAAAAAGAAAATGACTCCAACATCTCATTGACCGAAATTTACCGCAGAGCATGGATGGCCGGTGGAAGAATTTCCTGGAAAGAAGTTTGGACCGCCTCTTTACTGGGGCTTTACGACAGTGTTCATTACAGCCATTTCGAAGAGATCTCGATCGGCAGAAGGCTCTTTGATACGTGGACCCTGAATCTAACGGCAGACTTCATCAGTGGCAGCAGTGAAAACCCTCTGGGTCTTTACAATAAAAATGACTCCTACCGATTGTCTTTAAGTCGCTCCTTTTGATTTGCAAAACAATCTCAAGGACAACTTAAAGACAACAAAACATACTACGGAGCAAGCTGCAAAAGAAGATCTGAGTTAGACAGGCTTTGCGCTTTCTTAATTTTTAATGTCAACCCTTCCATGACCGGAATACTTGGCAAAGCAACAGTCATTGTTTTCCCGGCAATTGCGCCTAAAATACGACTCTGAATTGTTGAAGCCCCAAATCGCTTGGAAGGACCATACTTATTCACATAAGAAGAATCCCATTGATACTGCAAATTCAGACTGGTATTTGCAAAGGCCACCTTAAGAGTGCTGTCACTCACTGCCAAATTCACTTTGCTATTAAATGGAATCACAAAGTTCATGAAAGGAATATACTTCCCACTCTGTGGAGCCTGCATTCTGGAAAGCAAATTCATATTCAATTGATACTGCAACCCTTGCCCCGCAATTTTGGGATCCTTATTTGAATAGATATCAAATAAGAATTTGCTGGATTTAGAGTAGTTCATAAGTTCTGGCCAAACGAAAAACTGGACAAAACGAGAATTCATGATCGTAGAAAAACCCGGCAAATTTGACGAATACAGACTATGCACCCATGAGTTTGCGGAGTAAGCCTGCCCCATCACTTCCTTCACAAAATCTGCAGGCAAGCGAATCACCGCTTGGGCACTATTAGGAATATTCGCCAACCCTTCAGACAAGAGCAATTTCTTGATCCCCTCTTGGAAAGAGCGAGTAAACTCCAAATTCAAACGTCCTTTCGCGATCATTTGCTCTTTGTTCGAATCATCAAAACTATCGACAATCATATTCATTTTGATATCAGAACGGGAACTCACGAGTTCGCGCCACTTGGAAAGATCCAAACTATAGTTGGCAAAGTAGTTCTTTACATAAGAAACAAGCTGTTCCTTGCGAGGATTCACAAAGCTATTTGAATCAGCAGAAATCTTTTGTATCTGCTGATTCACGAGATCAGCAAAACCTTCCACCCCGGTACAGGAAAAATCTTGAGCCTGCCAGGCGTCTGCTTGCCAGCGTAAATCCACGTCTTGCACTTCCGCCGCAATTTGATGACCACCCACGGCAGGTTTTAATGAAATACCAAAAGCACCCATCCCTGGGCGCATATTTAACACCACATTTTTACACTGAGCCTGAATTCGAAAATGCCCCGTTATACCGCCCACTGTTTGCTCGACTATTTGATCGACAGAAATCTCTGAAATCACCATTTGCGCCTGCAAATCACTGGACTGCAAAACAAGATTTGCCTGGTCCTGCCCCAAGCCGGGCTTAGAAAGCTGGGTCTGAAGTGCCAGTGAAAGTCCATTGAGATGAACCTTGATCCCTTGCTGAGCCTCTACCACTTGATCTGAAAACTTCCAGTTTGCCTTAAACTTCTCATTTGCGAGACTTTTCCATTTTTCTTCAATGAGATTCTGTTGAAACTGCTTAGGCAGAATCAACTCAAACTCCGACTCAATCACCGAAGACGAATGAGCACACGGGGCCAGAAAGAACGCAGCCAGGAACACCGGACAGACCGAGAAAATATTTTTCAAAGCATTTTGTTTTTTAATCATGGGATTAAGTTACGGTGATTCAAGAAAAATCTAAAGAAAGTTTTTCGACGAGGTTCGAAAGAAGACAATAAGAAGACCATCATCCTTAAGCATTCTCCATGTTCGGATGTATCCTCATTTTTCATTCTAGAAAAAGGTCTGACATTGAAAACACTTTATACTTTTTCCAAAACTTTCAGGAATGTCTGAATTACTATAGAACTTTCCGGCACTCACGACATTCCAACTTGTTTTGAACATAAACTTGTCGTTTTTCAGCAGATTTCAGCGAGCGTAGACTCTTGCCGATAGCAAGCCGTGACACTATTTCGAGAATAGGATTTTGCAAATGAAAAGACTGCCCCATCAGTTATCAATAAAGACAGTTGCGATTTCTTCTTTGGTGCTGGTGATCTTACTGACAATCCTAAGTCTTTTCGCTTTGCCAAAACTACAAACTCAATACAGCCTTAAGCAGTTTCTTCCCAAGGATAATTTGCTTCTTAAAGAAGATGAAAAGGTCCGCCAGGCCTTTCAGCTTTCCGAAGCGCAACCCTTTGTGATTACCGCACAAATTCAAGATGCCTCTTCCGACTGGTTTGAAACGACCAAAATAGAAAGCTTGCAGCGACTGACAGATCTTTTGGCTAACTATCCTGGAGTGAAGGGAACTCTCAGTCTGGCAACTGTTCAAGGAGCCATCAATAGCGATGCAGGCTTGAGTGTGGGGCCACTTCTGAAAAGTCTTCCGGTGGAGAAATGGAGGAGTGAAAGCCTCTCCAATCCCCTCATCTCCCCGACCTTAATTTCAAAAGATGGTAAAACGGCTTCGGTGATCATCAACATTAAGGTTCTCAATACTCACGAAATGACAGCGCTTCGTCAAAATCTCGAAGTCACGGCCGCGGCAGCGGTACCATTCGCTCACATTCAAATTGGCGGAACTCCCGCGGTGCAAACCGATGTCGGAGTCCTTTTGCAAACGGAAATCCGCAACTTCGTAGTCCTGGGCTTTGTCGCCTGCTTCGTGGTTCTTGCCCTTATCTTTGGAAATTGGTCTCCGTTGATTATCTCTTTCATCATTATCGTCT
The nucleotide sequence above comes from Bdellovibrio svalbardensis. Encoded proteins:
- a CDS encoding glyoxalase superfamily protein — encoded protein: MSTSPSRKTMSRIDELKIRAKKLQKSLSANNKEIKLKEALNKIASLNGFTNWRDLKHKLEETELFLNRATGPSTLHWYSTQEEARYFVKTHGGYIIPYQTDFFAGDDDYLASLGIDKNDADLKLVGQDWSEPNDAEAFKRLQNKIRAFRDQK
- a CDS encoding patatin-like phospholipase family protein; translation: MSARTPISSLMLSGGGARAAYQAGVLSAIGEICTELRIAHPFHIYTGVSAGALNACLLTSQEGTFSEGCKKLIDLWSTIKSEDVYISNPWSLTYEGLHWIADLSLGGMKKATPGKSLINTAPLKEMIEKNCAFENIHKKIKQGDILGVGVTALDYFNASSVTFMQAHTQLPSWERVRRRSEAVEINADHLMASAAIPLIFPPINIDNKYYGDGSIRNLSPCAPAIYMGADKILAIGVRCHQDVCFTQKAESTLEPPNTARILSVMLNAVMIDGIELDIERIERINKGMQNILESEREKLSIRPIQTLWISPSRDLSTIAANRSTDLPRMIRYLLRGLGSLEEAGEITSFLLFDTTFCKKLIELGFNDGMRQKDKIKKFLTD
- a CDS encoding potassium transporter Kup, translated to MLSLGALGVVFGDIGTSPLYSLRECFGEYGIPASPENVIGILSLIFWTLIIVICVKYMAFVMRADNKGEGGILSLMALAVRSQHTKDMTHRRWIMTILGLFGAALLYGDGVITPAISVLSAMEGLTILTPQFEPFIIPITIFVMNALFLMQKYGTGRIGVIFGPILLIWFGTLAVLGINGIMLNPHIFEALMPNHALEFFYANGLHGFLVLGSVFLVVTGGEALYADMGHFGKRPIRLAWFFVALPALVLNYFGQGALLLSTPEAISNPFYLLAPKWAILPMVVLSTLATVIASQALITGVFSITRQAIQLGFCPRISIIHTSSQEIGQIYVPAVNWSLFVGVIWLVLTFKTSSNLAAAYGIAVTGTMIITTILAYEVARQKWNWSFMKAASIFGAFLVMDLAFFGANIHKIPHGGWVALMIGAVIYLLMTTWQKGRQVLFRRLKERSMPVEDFCQKILREPPLRVPGTAIYMAGDPWGVPVPLLHNLKHNRVLHQRVAILTIQTREVPFVSKKDRVSIQEVIPNFYRILAYYGFMETPKMKHILEACRQRDINFNVSDTTFVLGRETIIAVPGAPKPGEPGMPHWRERLFAVMSKNAQRPTAFFRIPPNQVIEVGIQIEI
- a CDS encoding NADPH-dependent FMN reductase, which produces MKYIIAGTDRPGSSTLKLSKYIQGIYKSLGEDVEIIDLLEVKEHLHTGPHYGKDEPGIRPYLDKIAQSDGLIMVCPEYNGSLPGVLKYFIDHWRFPESFEYRPVCFVGLSAGMFGGLRPVEHLQQIFSYRNAFMFPERVFIMASHKVINADGEVQDEAIKALLLQQAKNFGKFTKALSSAKLDANSVIELKKKA
- a CDS encoding PilZ domain-containing protein, whose translation is MNLKIWFILNEGQVTGPFNPEEIESKIANLSGQPQIWGRGHAEWMTPGKWRQFIKEFHPLKNETDSQQLWKIRIDGIEKSPMKYSDLITLLKSIKDFSTVDLSFADSGWKEIFSFQKIVDDLEISRRSHPRVPIVGTIVCESEQGEFSCRVISISEGGLGINDAQKLKIGERFNGTLNSPNLYVTINSICEVVYVGADGYAGVRFVGLTEEFKSSIIEYVNKFATV